One part of the Vitis riparia cultivar Riparia Gloire de Montpellier isolate 1030 chromosome 6, EGFV_Vit.rip_1.0, whole genome shotgun sequence genome encodes these proteins:
- the LOC117916640 gene encoding flavonol 3-O-glucosyltransferase F3GT2-like gives MGKHIGVLAFPFASHPLTLLGLVRRLASAAPDAKFSFFSTANSNSFLFSARSPGGVLGNLKPYDVPDGVPVGHVLSGNPAEGDGLFLKEAPANFKRAMEVAVAETGRKISCLVTDALLWFAADMAEEMGVPWVPFWTAGLSALSAHLHTDVIRQMMGVRGHEDQTLNFIPGLSAMTFQDLPGEIASGNLDSTPSLMLHKMGLTLPRATAIVANSFEELDPVVATHLKSKLPKLLCVAPSALTSSPDELNSDVNGCLSWLDKQKAKSVAYISFGSMLAPSPDEHVALAETLQATGVAFLWSIKDNLKKNLPEGFLERTSGNGKVVPWVPQIRVLAHPSVGVHITHGGWNSVMESIAGEAPIICKPFWADNTLNLRAIEDVWGIGVGVPGGVLTKNGLKAALEQVLGQQGRMTEKIGVLKKLWTRATEPNGSSTQNFRTLSKIVTNE, from the exons ATGGGCAAACACATTGGTGTCTTGGCCTTCCCCTTCGCTTCCCACCCTCTAACGCTTCTGGGGCTGGTCCGCAGGCTAGCGTCTGCAGCACCCGACGCCAAGTTCTCATTCTTCAGCACTGCAAACTCCAACAGCTTCCTCTTCTCCGCTCGAAGCCCCGGTGGTGTTCTTGGTAATCTGAAACCTTATGATGTTCCGGATGGGGTGCCGGTGGGTCATGTGCTGTCTGGGAACCCTGCAGAGGGTGATGGGCTTTTCTTGAAGGAAGCACCTGCGAATTTTAAGCGGGCCATGGAAGTGGCGGTAGCGGAGACTGGGAGGAAGATTAGCTGCCTGGTGACTGATGCCTTGTTGTGGTTTGCAGCTGATATGGCTGAGGAAATGGGGGTTCCTTGGGTCCCATTTTGGACCGCTGGCCTCTCTGCGCTCTCTGCCCACTTACACACTGATGTCATCAGGCAAATGATGGGTGTTAGAG GTCATGAAGACCAGACCCTTAACTTCATTCCAGGACTGTCCGCAATGACCTTCCAAGACTTACCTGGAGAAATAGCTTCCGGGAACTTGGATTCTACCCCCTCACTCATGCTACACAAAATGGGGCTCACACTGCCACGCGCAACTGCTATTGTTGCCAACTCCTTTGAAGAGCTAGACCCCGTAGTAGCAACACATCTCAAGTCCAAGCTGCCAAAGCTTCTATGCGTGGCTCCTTCCGCCCTAACGTCCTCACCGGATGAGTTGAATTCTGATGTGAATGGCTGCCTATCTTGGTTGGACAAGCAGAAAGCGAAGTCAGTGGCATATATCAGCTTTGGAAGCATGTTGGCACCCTCACCCGACGAGCATGTAGCATTGGCAGAAACGCTGCAAGCAACTGGGGTGGCATTTCTTTGGTCTATTAAGGACAACTTGAAGAAAAATTTGCCGGAAGGATTTCTAGAGAGGACGAGCGGGAATGGAAAAGTAGTTCCATGGGTTCCCCAGATCCGAGTCTTAGCACACCCTTCAGTTGGAGTGCACATCACACATGGCGGTTGGAACTCAGTGATGGAGAGCATTGCAGGCGAGGCGCCCATAATCTGCAAGCCATTTTGGGCTGACAATACTCTCAACTTGCGGGCAATAGAGGATGTGTGGGGGATCGGTGTTGGAGTTCCAGGAGGGGTCCTCACAAAAAATGGATTAAAGGCAGCCCTAGAACAAGTTTTGGGGCAGCAAGGGAGGATGACAGAAAAAATTGGTGTCCTCAAAAAGCTTTGGACAAGGGCCACTGAGCCAAATGGGAGCTCAACTCAGAATTTCCGTACTTTGTCGAAGATAGTGACGAATGAATAG